CTTCATACAAACAGCAGGATGCAGTGAAAAAGTCATCAGCCGGTGTGCTTCAGTCCCGAATATGTACCTATAAGCCATACCCATGGCATCCCCAAAGGACAAAACGTGGAATATGTGGAACTGTTCTAATGAAAAGAGTGAAAACTAAAGACAAGCGGGAATATCTTTCACCCAAAAAGTGCTATCCATATGCAAGTATAATAACTTCTTTGAAGGATTTCTTATCTAGACAAGGTTTCTTAGAAAAATGCAATTTGTGGAAAAAAAGGAAGATTGTTGAAGGACAATATGAAGATGTATATGATGGTAAGGTTTGGAAAGATTTTCAGACATTAGATGGGAAACCATTCCTTGAAGATGGAAAGACATTTGGACTAATGTTAAATGTTGATTGGTTTCAGCCCTATGAGCATGTAGTTCATTCAGTTGGagttatatatttgtcaataatgAACCTGCCAAGAGAAGAGAGGTTTAGGGAAGAAAACCTTATGGTTGTTGGATTGATACCAGGTCCCAATGAGCCAGCAGGAAATATAAATACTTTCTTAACCCCACTAGTGAATGAGCTTAAGAAGCTTGAAAAAGGAGTGAACTTATCAGGAAATATTTATCGTGCTGCTTTACTTTGTGTTGCTGCTGATTTACCAGCTGTCAGAAAGACGTGTGGTTTTCTGTCCTGTGCTGCTAAACAGGGCTGCTCAAAATGCCTTAAAACATTCAAGTGTGGTggttttacagaaaaaatggaCTATTCAGGATATGAACAACATCCCTTGCGAAATGGGGAGGTGCACAAAAAAAAGAGCAAATGTGACTCAAAGACAAGTAACACCCTCGTCAAGGAAGCAGAAAGAAATTATATTATCCGCTAGGTACTCAGTTTTGAATGAACTGCAGTACTTTGACCCAGTTCGTTTCCACATTATTGATCCAATGCATAATTTGTTACTTGGTACAGCAAAACATATGGTAACTGTTTGGAAAGATAATAATCTGTTAACAAATGAATGCTTTGAGGCAATTAATGAGATTCTCAATGACATTGTGGTTCCCCGAGACATAGGCAGAATACCAAACCAGATTGCTACTAAACTTACATCTCTTACTGCAGACCAATGGAAACACTGGACgtgtatttattcattatttgctTTGAAAGACAAACTAGGAGTTGAACATTATAATTGTTGGAGTTGTTTTGTATCTGTCTGCAGATTACTTTGTAAACGTTCAGTTTCTCAACAGGAAATTAATGATGCTCAAAGATGCTTGTATGTTTTTTTGAATTCTTTTGAGAAACTGTATGATAAATCAAAATACTGTACACCAAATATGCACATGCACACCCACTTGAAAACATGTATTGAAGACTTTGGCTCAGTTTATAGTTTCTGGTGTTTCTCTTTTGAGAGAATGAATGGTGTATTAGGACAATTCAACATTAACAATCATAAAATAAATCTGACATTAATGAGACATTTTCTGCAAAAATTCAGACTAAAAAACCTTGTTTCTGTATGTGAAAATCAGGTCAATGTAGATGGGCTTTCGGCCAATGATGTCGACACAAGAGGGACAGTCATGTCTACACAACCTTATGGAATTTATTTGATATCTCCGCTTAAAGTTAAGTACTTCTTACCAGAGatgaaaatgaaatgtgaaaatgttgTTAGAACcttagaaaatacaatattcCGACTAAAACATCATTATCACATTGCAAAATCTGTTATGCTGAATCATCGATATGTTACTACATCTTCTATAAAAAACTCTGTTGTTTTCGTGCAAATAAATGGCAATGAAATGAAACCAGGTGTTGTCAGAGAAattatacaagtattttatttgataaaggaAAATGGAAAATTAGTAGAGAGGGAAGTTAAGGTAGCTCGGGTAGACTTTTATTGTAATCATCCAAACAGATACTTCTTTGGCCAGAATTCATCTGTACAAGTTTGGAGTGTTAACTTTGATGATGACAGCCAGATAGTGGAAATTCAAAAGATTACACGTCGAGCTGGTTGGTTGCAGCATCCAATCAGAATAAGTAAACATTTCTGTGAGCGTGTTACTGTAGCAATTCCTTTGCTCCATTAAGTTACACACACTCAATACATACCCATTTGATTATATTGTAGATgctacattaaattttattgacatgcaGTCTGTATGTTGTTACCACTTTATACTGTAAGTGTATTTCCTAATCTCTGAaaaattcttgtttttatttagccAGCAAAGTTTAAAGCTTGGCATTGTACAGTGCAGCAGGGGtcatgttttcattatgttacatCAGAGGCCTATAAGTGTCCTAGTCTGTCAATCAAGGGATGTTGTAACAGCtagaatattatttttaattgtaCACAATTTAGAAAAATTACAGA
This DNA window, taken from Mercenaria mercenaria strain notata chromosome 19, MADL_Memer_1, whole genome shotgun sequence, encodes the following:
- the LOC123546448 gene encoding uncharacterized protein LOC123546448 — translated: MYIQLLYNVSSKVFALIVSLVFGLLNIIAETFCVKELADLLRDCSFSVYKIKKMLGLNKDLFEVFVVCPSCNTSYKQQDAVKKSSAGVLQSRICTYKPYPWHPQRTKRGICGTVLMKRVKTKDKREYLSPKKCYPYASIITSLKDFLSRQGFLEKCNLWKKRKIVEGQYEDVYDGKVWKDFQTLDGKPFLEDGKTFGLMLNVDWFQPYEHVVHSVGVIYLSIMNLPREERFREENLMVVGLIPGPNEPAGNINTFLTPLVNELKKLEKGVNLSGNIYRAALLCVAADLPAVRKTCGFLSCAAKQGCSKCLKTFKCGGFTEKMDYSGYEQHPLRNGEVHKKKSKCDSKTSNTLVKEAERNYIIR